A single Brevundimonas sp. M20 DNA region contains:
- a CDS encoding ATP-dependent carboxylate-amine ligase — protein sequence MAEHILITGARSVAALDIARSLRVAGFEPHLADCVPARLARWSNSAGPVHRHASPVQQPAAFAAGIRALINRLEPVWIIPTCEEVFHLSALATADGWSDRLLAPRPQPLAELHAKDRFVALCARLGLPTPETRTVTDPADLSQAVTDMGDVVIKPVWSRFGEALISPSPAAVARIRPTGDRPWIVQRRIRGEEVSFHAVAHAGQIAAFSAYGSDWRLPGGAAYALHPLPDPLTTELRRMGDALAPEVGTGQFACDALVDDVGRPWLIECNPRATSGVHRFGADPAFALALIGRGEATPDPTPRHIAPALWRYGLPAALRERRLTGWRRQRRDGLDALTRPGDRAPLAGALIDTLGFALRALRQRQSLTAAMTADIEWNGAPLSPDRWSRP from the coding sequence ATGGCTGAGCACATCCTGATCACCGGCGCCCGGTCCGTCGCGGCGCTGGACATCGCCCGCAGCCTCCGCGTCGCCGGGTTCGAGCCCCATCTGGCCGACTGCGTCCCGGCCCGGCTGGCGCGATGGTCGAACAGCGCCGGGCCGGTGCATCGCCATGCCTCGCCGGTACAGCAGCCCGCCGCCTTCGCCGCCGGCATTCGCGCCCTGATCAATCGGCTGGAGCCGGTGTGGATCATCCCGACCTGCGAGGAGGTCTTCCATCTGTCGGCGCTGGCGACCGCTGACGGCTGGTCTGACCGGCTACTGGCTCCCCGCCCGCAGCCGTTGGCCGAGCTTCACGCCAAGGACCGCTTCGTCGCCTTGTGCGCCCGGCTGGGCCTGCCGACGCCGGAAACCCGGACAGTGACCGATCCCGCCGACCTGTCACAGGCCGTCACCGACATGGGCGATGTGGTGATCAAGCCGGTGTGGTCCCGTTTCGGTGAGGCCCTGATCTCGCCGTCCCCCGCCGCCGTCGCGCGCATCCGACCCACCGGAGACCGGCCATGGATCGTCCAGCGACGCATCCGGGGCGAAGAGGTCTCCTTCCATGCCGTCGCCCACGCGGGACAGATAGCGGCCTTCAGCGCCTACGGCTCGGACTGGAGGCTGCCCGGCGGCGCGGCCTATGCCCTCCACCCTCTGCCCGACCCCCTGACCACCGAGTTGCGCCGGATGGGCGATGCGCTCGCGCCCGAGGTCGGGACCGGTCAGTTCGCCTGTGACGCGTTGGTCGACGACGTCGGGCGCCCCTGGCTGATCGAGTGCAATCCGCGCGCGACCAGCGGGGTGCATCGGTTCGGCGCCGATCCCGCATTCGCCTTGGCCCTGATCGGTCGGGGAGAGGCGACGCCCGACCCGACGCCCCGCCATATCGCCCCCGCCCTGTGGCGCTACGGCCTGCCCGCCGCCCTGCGCGAGCGTCGCCTGACCGGGTGGCGGCGGCAGAGGCGCGACGGTCTCGACGCCCTGACCCGCCCCGGCGACCGCGCGCCCCTTGCCGGCGCCCTGATCGACACCCTCGGCTTCGCCCTGCGCGCGCTGCGACAGCGTCAGTCGCTGACCGCCGCCATGACCGCTGATATCGAGTGGAACGGAGCGCCGCTTTCCCCCGACCGCTGGAGCCGCCCTTGA
- a CDS encoding aromatic ring-hydroxylating dioxygenase subunit alpha translates to MTPLPESLSRSWQMAALSRDVGRKPLARTVADTPLVLFRGADGAIAALIDRCPHRNYPLSEGKLVGGAIQCPYHGWRFAPDGACVEVPGCALSESEGARLAAAPVEVRELNGAVLIRLSPGGPDLPDLGPWGAEDHDHFWWSQGVWGGRALDALENVLDPFHTNFIHDGIIRRSSRRMPVRLSVRAGTDWIESIIEQPQPDLGWMSRLLEPPRDRSITRLHAPTLVQARWEGPRGLTLCVTVFFTPVTPTSLMPFACFTTPKGRGPGWLKERAIRLFLDPVVRQDREALARQLDNIERFGAPRFLQGPGDLLGARVAQLYQGQSLEPAEEGPFDHQL, encoded by the coding sequence TTGACGCCCCTGCCCGAAAGCCTGTCCCGCAGCTGGCAGATGGCCGCCCTGTCGCGCGATGTGGGACGCAAGCCGCTGGCCCGCACCGTCGCCGATACCCCGCTGGTCCTTTTCCGGGGCGCCGACGGCGCGATCGCCGCCCTGATCGACCGCTGCCCGCACCGGAACTATCCGCTTTCCGAAGGCAAGCTGGTCGGGGGCGCGATCCAGTGCCCTTATCACGGTTGGCGCTTCGCCCCCGACGGCGCCTGCGTCGAGGTTCCCGGCTGCGCCCTTTCCGAAAGCGAGGGCGCGCGTCTGGCCGCCGCTCCGGTCGAGGTGCGCGAACTGAACGGCGCGGTTCTGATCCGCCTGTCGCCCGGCGGCCCCGACCTGCCAGACCTCGGCCCGTGGGGCGCAGAGGATCACGATCACTTCTGGTGGTCGCAGGGCGTCTGGGGCGGCCGGGCTCTCGATGCGTTGGAGAATGTGCTGGACCCGTTCCACACCAACTTCATCCACGACGGCATCATCCGCCGCAGCAGCCGTCGCATGCCCGTGCGCCTGTCGGTCCGGGCGGGGACGGACTGGATCGAGTCGATCATCGAACAGCCCCAGCCCGACCTCGGCTGGATGTCGCGCCTGCTGGAGCCGCCGCGGGATCGCAGCATCACACGCCTGCATGCGCCCACTCTGGTTCAGGCGCGGTGGGAGGGACCGCGCGGCCTGACCCTGTGCGTGACGGTCTTCTTCACCCCCGTGACCCCGACCAGCCTGATGCCCTTCGCCTGCTTCACCACGCCGAAGGGGCGTGGCCCCGGCTGGCTGAAGGAGCGCGCCATCCGCCTGTTTCTCGATCCCGTGGTCAGACAGGACCGCGAGGCGCTGGCACGGCAACTGGACAATATCGAACGCTTCGGCGCCCCGCGTTTCCTGCAAGGCCCCGGCGATCTGCTCGGCGCCCGGGTGGCGCAGCTCTATCAGGGGCAGTCACTGGAACCGGCCGAAGAAGGCCCGTTCGACCATCAACTCTAG
- a CDS encoding glutathione S-transferase family protein: protein MKLFTSHRAPNPRRVRWVLAEKGVEDVELVELDIMVGEHRTPEYRSKVGVPHVPALELDDGTTISESVAICRYLEAVYPEPNLFGRDAAEQAVIEMWTRRCEFYLANPIMLNVRHSHPALAALEATQLPQVAEYNKLSAEKFMKTLDRRLADHEFIAADRFTIADVVAVVGLDFARLIKYRPPEEFTHLARWLEAGRARPAAKAGV from the coding sequence ATGAAGCTGTTCACCTCCCACCGCGCGCCCAACCCGCGCCGGGTCCGCTGGGTTCTGGCCGAGAAGGGCGTCGAGGACGTCGAACTGGTCGAACTGGACATCATGGTCGGCGAGCACCGGACGCCGGAGTACCGGTCCAAGGTCGGTGTGCCGCACGTGCCGGCGCTGGAACTGGACGACGGCACGACCATCTCCGAATCCGTCGCCATCTGCCGCTATCTGGAGGCGGTCTATCCCGAGCCTAACCTGTTCGGGCGCGACGCCGCCGAGCAGGCGGTGATCGAGATGTGGACCCGTCGGTGCGAGTTCTATCTTGCCAATCCGATCATGCTGAACGTGCGCCACTCGCACCCCGCGCTGGCCGCGCTGGAGGCGACCCAGCTGCCGCAGGTGGCCGAGTACAACAAACTCTCGGCCGAGAAATTCATGAAGACGCTGGACCGCCGTCTGGCCGATCACGAGTTCATCGCCGCCGACCGCTTCACCATCGCCGATGTGGTGGCGGTGGTCGGGCTCGATTTCGCCCGCTTGATCAAATACCGGCCGCCGGAGGAGTTCACTCATCTGGCCCGTTGGCTGGAGGCCGGCCGCGCCCGTCCGGCGGCGAAGGCGGGCGTCTAG
- a CDS encoding NupC/NupG family nucleoside CNT transporter, with product MFSLLNLQSLLGLVVILGACWGLSENKRAFPWKLAIGAILVQAALVLVLFNPASRGALEAINGAVDGLAKATSVGTNFVFGYLAGGEFQQPYAVQDQGSLFTFAFNVLPLILVISALSALLWHWKVLKWITYGFGILFQKTMGLGGASALAVAANIFLGMIESPIVIRAYLDKLTRSELFLMMVVGLATVAGSTMVAYALMLETTLPNAAGHVLVASIISAPAGILLARIVIPEKPGEGGAYAEYDSALKYDSAIDAIVKGTSDGLMVVLNISAVLIVFVALVALVNIMVGAIFPGISVEWLLSWVFAPVAWLTGVEWADARQAGLLLGTKLTQTEFKAFMDLGAVPASELTQRSRMLMTYALCGFANIGSVGITVTGLSVLMPERREEVLGLVWKALFAGFLSTLMTAAIVGVMPGAIFG from the coding sequence ATGTTCAGCCTTTTGAACCTGCAGAGCCTGCTGGGGCTCGTCGTCATTCTGGGCGCCTGCTGGGGTCTGTCCGAGAACAAGCGCGCCTTCCCGTGGAAGCTGGCGATCGGCGCCATCCTTGTGCAGGCGGCGCTGGTGCTGGTGCTGTTCAACCCCGCGTCGCGCGGTGCGCTGGAAGCGATCAACGGCGCGGTGGACGGGCTGGCGAAGGCGACCAGCGTCGGCACCAATTTCGTCTTCGGCTACCTGGCGGGTGGTGAGTTCCAGCAACCCTATGCGGTGCAGGATCAGGGCTCGCTGTTCACCTTCGCCTTCAACGTCCTGCCGCTGATCCTCGTGATCTCGGCCCTGTCGGCCCTGCTGTGGCACTGGAAGGTGTTGAAGTGGATCACCTACGGCTTCGGTATCCTCTTCCAGAAGACGATGGGGCTGGGCGGCGCCTCGGCGCTTGCCGTGGCGGCCAACATCTTCCTGGGCATGATCGAGAGCCCCATCGTCATCCGCGCCTATCTGGACAAGCTGACCCGGTCGGAACTGTTCCTGATGATGGTGGTCGGTCTGGCGACGGTGGCCGGTTCGACCATGGTGGCCTACGCCCTGATGCTCGAAACGACCCTGCCGAACGCCGCCGGGCACGTGCTGGTGGCCTCGATCATTTCGGCCCCGGCGGGCATCCTGCTGGCGCGCATCGTCATTCCGGAAAAGCCCGGCGAGGGCGGAGCCTACGCCGAATACGACTCGGCCCTGAAGTACGACAGCGCCATCGACGCCATCGTGAAGGGAACCTCGGACGGCCTGATGGTCGTGCTGAACATCTCGGCGGTGCTGATCGTCTTCGTGGCGCTGGTGGCGCTGGTGAACATCATGGTCGGCGCGATCTTTCCGGGCATCAGCGTCGAATGGCTGCTGAGCTGGGTCTTCGCCCCGGTCGCCTGGCTGACGGGGGTGGAGTGGGCTGATGCGCGGCAGGCGGGTCTGCTGCTGGGCACGAAGCTCACCCAGACGGAGTTCAAGGCCTTCATGGATCTGGGCGCGGTGCCGGCGAGCGAACTGACGCAACGGTCGCGCATGCTGATGACCTACGCCCTCTGCGGTTTCGCCAACATCGGTTCGGTCGGGATCACCGTGACCGGTCTGTCGGTGCTGATGCCCGAGCGTCGGGAAGAGGTGCTGGGGCTGGTGTGGAAGGCGCTGTTCGCGGGCTTCCTGTCGACGCTGATGACGGCGGCCATTGTCGGGGTCATGCCCGGCGCCATATTCGGCTGA
- a CDS encoding branched-chain amino acid aminotransferase produces MAFVPFDDRDGWIWMDGHFVPWRDAKTHVLTHALHYGSSVFEGERMYGGEIFKLTPHSERLQRSANLLDFDLPYSVAEIDAACKETCEKMGLSDCYVRPVAYRGPEQVSVSTVNNKTHVAIAVWEWPSYFDPETKAKGIRLEWAKWRRPDPMTAPSAAKAAGLYMICTMSKTAAEKRGYSDAMMLDWRGYVAEATGANVFFVQDGVLHTPPVDAILDGITRQTVIEMAKAKGIEVVVRHIRPEELATFSECFLTGTAAEVTPVSEIGEYRFTPGALSLGLMEDYGKLVRGQL; encoded by the coding sequence ATGGCCTTCGTTCCTTTCGACGATCGTGATGGTTGGATCTGGATGGACGGGCATTTCGTGCCCTGGCGGGACGCGAAAACGCACGTTTTGACCCATGCCCTTCACTACGGCTCGTCGGTATTCGAGGGTGAGCGTATGTATGGCGGCGAAATCTTCAAGCTGACGCCGCATTCGGAGCGCCTCCAGCGTTCCGCGAACCTTCTTGATTTTGATCTTCCGTACAGCGTGGCCGAGATCGACGCCGCCTGCAAGGAAACCTGCGAAAAGATGGGGCTTTCGGACTGTTATGTGCGTCCGGTGGCCTATCGCGGGCCTGAACAGGTCAGCGTCTCGACCGTCAACAACAAAACCCACGTCGCCATCGCCGTTTGGGAGTGGCCCAGCTACTTCGATCCGGAGACCAAGGCGAAGGGGATTCGGCTGGAGTGGGCCAAGTGGCGCCGCCCGGACCCGATGACCGCCCCGTCGGCGGCCAAGGCCGCGGGTCTCTACATGATCTGCACCATGTCCAAGACCGCCGCCGAGAAGCGCGGCTATTCGGACGCGATGATGCTGGACTGGCGCGGCTATGTGGCCGAGGCGACCGGCGCCAACGTCTTCTTCGTGCAGGACGGCGTGCTGCACACACCGCCCGTCGACGCCATTCTGGACGGCATCACCCGCCAGACCGTGATCGAAATGGCCAAGGCCAAGGGCATCGAGGTGGTCGTGCGCCACATCCGCCCGGAGGAGCTGGCCACGTTCAGCGAATGCTTCCTGACCGGCACCGCCGCGGAAGTCACCCCGGTCAGCGAGATCGGCGAGTACCGCTTCACTCCGGGCGCGCTGAGCCTCGGGCTGATGGAAGACTACGGCAAGCTGGTCCGCGGCCAGCTCTGA